In Tubulanus polymorphus chromosome 2, tnTubPoly1.2, whole genome shotgun sequence, a single window of DNA contains:
- the LOC141900837 gene encoding uncharacterized protein LOC141900837 has product MSGHNASIHDADHASMDQSEAFYLFIMSATGIFLNLIIILICAIKSSMQRMTSAFLIHGCILDIVKCAYCIPFGMSILTHEPPEFCKFIGGSYIIVISAYIFNMICMVCSEAYNFADDQFGGSNTGNICCVIFGIVMIYIGSVILHLGPTIVGGSFQFNKILGQCVFDYGQTPAYVIYIMWVLVTTLSMGAICHYLWTFYKNVKNHNERRLTNIIRASMEQGTVPDEPRIPPHKVRKLVQDAMSRVRCFTIILVVFVISWYPLFIITIADPNFNFPPTMYIMMTLIAWSHGTFNPVIFLLVDNKLNVIRNLICRNCDKTPSVKENFPLMSPTFARTSSIQMFERVGCRLCHEGKSHNTNLCNGRLGNGGLVRNNSFCEIHTVSDC; this is encoded by the coding sequence ATGTCCGGACACAATGCATCAATCCACGATGCTGACCACGCTAGCATGGACCAAAGCGAGGCATTTTACCTCTTCATCATGTCAGCAACTGGTATTTTCCTCAACCTCATTATTATCTTGATATGTGCTATCAAGTCAAGTATGCAACGTATGACAAGCGCATTCCTTATTCACGGCTGCATTTTGGACATCGTCAAGTGTGCGTACTGTATCCCGTTCGGCATGAGTATCCTCACCCATGAACCACCTGAGTTTTGCAAATTCATCGGCGGTTCTTACATCATAGTGATATCTGCTTATATCTTCAATATGATTTGCATGGTGTGCTCGGAAGCGTACAATTTCGCCGATGACCAGTTTGGAGGTAGTAATACCGGTAATATCTGCTGTGTGATATTCGGAATAGTCATGATATACATAGGCAGTGTCATTTTGCATCTCGGACCAACGATCGTAGGAGGCAGTTtccaattcaataaaattctCGGCCAGTGCGTGTTCGACTATGGACAAACTCCCGCATATGTCATATACATCATGTGGGTTTTAGTCACTACTCTTTCGATGGGAGCGATATGCCATTACTTGTGGACATTTTACAAAAACGTCAAGAACCACAACGAACGACGATTAACGAACATAATTCGAGCTTCCATGGAACAGGGAACGGTGCCGGACGAGCCGCGTATACCTCCGCATAAAGTACGCAAACTCGTTCAAGATGCGATGAGTCGCGTGCGTTGCTTTACCATCATTCTAGTCGTGTTTGTTATTAGTTGGTATCCATTGTTTATAATAACGATTGCCGATCCGAACTTCAACTTTCCGCCGACGATGTACATTATGATGACGCTTATCGCGTGGTCGCACGGCACGTTCAATCCCGTCATATTCTTGCTCGTCGATAACAAACTGAATGTGATACGCAACTTAATCTGTCGAAATTGTGATAAAACGCCATCCGTGAAAGAAAACTTTCCGCTAATGTCTCCTACGTTCGCTCGCACAAGTTCAATACAAATGTTCGAACGGGTTGGTTGTAGATTATGCCACGAAGGCAAATCTCACAACACAAATTTATGCAATGGCCGTTTAGGTAATGGCGGCCTTGTGCGCAATAATTCATTCTGTGAAATACACACTGTAAGTGACTGTTGA